In one Conger conger chromosome 5, fConCon1.1, whole genome shotgun sequence genomic region, the following are encoded:
- the LOC133129671 gene encoding protein unc-93 homolog A-like has translation MSRNLKNVLVVSFGFLSLFTAYGGLQSLQSSLNSAEGMGVASLSVIYASIILSSMFLPPIMIKNLGCKWTIVVSMACYVAYSFGNLYPGWGTLIPTSFILGLGGSPLWSAKCTYLTISGNQQAEKDNSKGQDVINLYFGIFFLIFQSSAVWGNLMSSLIFGQDTNIADIPEENLVYCGAGICTQNISGGETPRPEQKLVHILVGCYIGVGILAMILVAVFLDNIDRDSAREFRGNREPFCSTFLATFKHLRDRRQLLLIPLTMYSGFEQAFLSGDYTKYYVTCALGIHIVGYAMICFGATNSICSFVFGRLAKYTGRVVLFAFASVLNFSCIIALLYWRPHPDQLPVFFVFPALWGMGDAVWQTQTNALYGVLFSQQKEAAFANYRMWESVGFVIAFAYSNFICLNTKLYVLIAVLILSMVLYGWVEWEEHKNPTPGVEFSHADKKEDLNSPTTVVKAETKL, from the exons ATGAGCCGAAACCTGAAAAATGTCCTGGTTGTGTCTTTTGGATTTTTATCACTGTTTACCGCCTATGGGGGACTCCAGAGTTTACAG AGCAGCCTAAATTCTGCAGAAGGGATGGGTGTGGCCTCTCTGAGTGTCATCTACGCGTCCATCATCCTGTCCTCGATGTTCCTGCCGCCCATTATGATTAAAAACCTTGGCTGCAAATGGACCATTGTGGTCTCCATGGCCTGCTATGTAGCCTATTCATTTGGGAACCTCTACCCAGGATG GGGTACCCTGATCCCAACCTCCTTCATCCTGGGGCTAGGGGGCTCCCCTCTGTGGTCCGCAAAGTGCACTTACCTCACCATAAGTGGGAACCAGCAAGCGGAAAAGGACAACTCCAAGGGCCAGGATGTGATCAACCTATACTTTGGAATCTTCTTCCTGATATTCCAGTCCTCTGCAGTGTGGGGGAACCTCATGTCCTCGCTAATATTCGGCCAAGATACAAACATCg CCGATATTCCAGAGGAGAACCTGGTATACTGTGGGGCTGGTATCTGTACCCAGAATATTAGTGGAGGGGAAACACCCAGGCCAGAGCAAAAGCTGGTTCACATACTAGTCGGCTGCTATATAG GCGTGGGGATTCTGGCCATGATTCTGGTGGCTGTGTTCCTGGATAACATCGACAGGGACTCGGCTCGCGAGTTCAGGGGGAACAGGGAGCCCTTCTGCAGCACCTTCCTGGCCACCTTCAAACACCTCCGAGACCGGAGGCAGCTTCTCCTCATCCCCCTCACCATGTACAGCGGGTTTGAGCAGGCCTTCCTCTCAGGGGACTACACCAAG TACTACGTGACCTGTGCCCTGGGCATACACATCGTGGGATATGCGATGATATGCTTTGGCGCCACCAATTCCATCTGCTCCTTCGTTTTTGGGAGGCTGGCCAAATACACAGGGAGAGTGGTTCTGTTTGCCTTTG cctcagtgTTAAACTTCTCCTGCATCATCGCCCTGCTGTACTGGAGGCCCCACCCAGACCAGCTGCCAGTGTTCTTCGTGTTTCCGGCTCTCTGGGGGATGGGGGACGCAGTGTGGCAGACACAAACCAATG CTCTCTATGGGGTTCTATTTTCGCAGCAGAAGGAGGCAGCGTTTGCCAACTATCGAATGTGGGAGTCGGTGGGGTTCGTGATCGCCTTCGCTTACAGCAACTTCATCTGTCTGAACACAAAGCTCTACGTTCTCATCGCAGTGCTGATTCTCTCTATGGTGCTCTACGGATGGGTGGAGTGGGAGGAACACAAGAACCCTACCCCAGGGGTGGAGTTCAGCCACGCAGATAAAAAAGAGGACTTGAATTCACCGACGACAGTGGTTAAAGCTGAAACCAAACTGTAG